Within the Staphylococcus argenteus genome, the region TGTGTCCGACTTCTTTCAGATTCCACTTCACAATGGACACCCTTATCTTTCACTAACAGTTCCTACTACCTAGCCTGTAACGGACTTTCACCGTCAAGTTGTTGCCCATGCCAGGCGCACTAAAAAAGGGTCGAAGATATGTAACCACACCTTCGACCCTTTATTTTCTATTTTAATTCAGCCACACGCAAACGGTTATTTGCTCTCTCTAAAGCTCTTTCGGCTCTATGAATATCAGTATTGTCGTCATCATTTTCCAAGTGAGACTCTGCTCTTGCTTTGGCTAATTTGGCTCTTTCAACATCAATTTCTCTTGCAGTTTCTGCAGTTTGAACAATGATTGAAACTTTATGCTTTCTAACTTCAACAAAGCCATCGCTTACAGCAATGAATTCAGTTCCATCGTGAAATTTCACTTTTACAAAGCCTGTTTTTAAAGCAGCTACAGTTGGAATATGTCCACTCATGACACCTATCTCACCCGCTGTTGTTTGCATAACTACGAGTTCAACATTATCACGATCGTAAACAGAACCATTAGGAGTGACAATATCTAGGTTTAATGTATTCATTATCCATTCCTCCTAATTGTTATACTTCAACACCCATATCTTTAGCTTTTGCAATAACATCATCCATGCTACCAACTAAACGGAATGCATCTTCTGGAATATGATCATACTTACCATCTAAGATATCTTTAAAGTTGGCAACTGTTGTTTTAACAGGTACATAAGATCCTTTTTGACCAGTAAATTGTTCCGCAACGTGGAAGTTTTGAGATAAGAAAAATTGAATTCTACGTGCACGTTCAACTGTTTGCTTATCTTCATCAGATAATTCATCCATACCTAAGATAGCAATAATATCTTGTAACTCACGATATTTTTGAAGTGTTGATTGTACATCACGTGCTACTTCATAATGTTCTTGACCTACAATAGATGGTTCCAATGCTCTTGATGTAGACGCTAATGGATCCACGGCAGGATAAATACCCATTTCAGTTAATTTACGTTCTAAGTTTGTTGTTGCATCTAAATGCGCAAACGCAGTCGCTGGTGCTGGGTCAGTGTAGTCATCGGCAGGTACGAATACCGCTTGAATAGATGTAACTGATCCTTTTGTTGTTGATGTAATACGTTCTTGTAATTGTCCCATTTCAGTTGCAAGTGTTGGTTGGTAACCTACCGCAGAAGGCATACGACCTAATAATGCAGATACTTCTGAACCAGCTTGTGTAAATCTGAAAATGTTATCAATGAATAGTAATACGTCTTGACCTTGTTCATCACGGAAATATTCAGCCATTGTTAAACCAGATAAAGCTACACGCATACGTGCACCAGGTGGTTCATTCATTTGTCCGAATACCATGGCAGTTTTCTTGATTACACCACTATCACTCATTTCGAAGTATAAATCATTACCTTCACGTGTACGTTCACCTACGCCAGCGAATACTGAAATACCACCATGCTCTTGAGCGATGTTATTAATTAATTCTTGAATTAATACAGTTTTACCTACACCGGCACCACCGAATAATCCGATTTTACCACCTTTAATGTAAGGGGCTAATAAGTCTACTACTTTAATACCAGTTTCTAAAATTTGAACTTCTGTTGAAAGTTCATCAAATGCTGGTGCTTGACGATGAATTGGGTCACGACGAACAGAATCACTAATTTCTTCTTTAAGGTCAATTGTTTCACCTAATACATTAAATACTCGACCTAATGTTTCGTCACCAACAGGCACACTAATTTCTTTGCCTGTATCTTTTACATCCATACCTCTTTGGACACCGTCAGTTGAATCCATCGCAATAGTACGAACAACGTCGTCGCCTAATTGCAGCGCAACTTCTAATGTTAGTTGTACAGTACCTTCTTCTTTAGGCACATCAATAACCAAGGCATTGTTAATTTTAGGAACTTCGTTATGTTCAAAACGAACATCAATTACAGGACCCATAACTTGAGTTACACGGCCAATTCCCATGCTATTTTCCTCCTTTAAATATTATTCAAGCGCTGCAGAACCACCAACAATTTCAGTAATTTGTTGTGTAATTTCAGCTTGTCTCGCTCTGTTATATTCTAATGATAAGTCATCAATAAGTTCAGTTGCATTATCAGTAGCATTTTTCATCGCAGTCATACGCGTTGCATGCTCACTTGCTTTTGCATCTAATATCGTTCCGTAAATCAAACTCTCAACGTATTGAGGCAAGATTACACTTAAGATAGATTCTTTATCAGGTTCAAATTCATAAGATGATAAATGACCATGTCCCTTACTAGAATCTTCTTGAGATAATGGTAATACTTGTCTTGATGTTGGTTTGTTTTCAAGAACACTCACATAATGACTATAGTATATATTTAATTCATCAATTTCTTCTTCACTGTATAAGTCTATAGCATGATTTGCTAGTGCTTGAACAGATTTGAAAGAAGGTTGATCAGGTACGTCCACTTGAGAATACTCAATGTCATAACCTCTATTTTTTAGGAAATCAACACCTTGTTGTCCTAAAACTACAATACTGTATTCGCTACTATCTTGATGTTTCGCTTCAATATCAGTAATCAATTTCTTAAGTACATTTGCACTATATGCACCAGCTAAACCTTTATCACTTGTGATAACTAAATAACCACTTCTAGTTATTTTACGAGGTCTTAGCATTGGATGGTTTGTATTGCTACTTGCACCTGCAACTGCAGTAATTGCATCTTGCATTTTATCCATATATGGTGTGAATTGTTTTGTATTTTTTTCAGCTCTACGAAGTTTTGAACTTGATACCATGTTCATTGCTTTCGTAATCTGCTTCATTTTTTTGGTTGATTTTATTCGAGTATCTATTTCTTTAAGAGAAGCCACTATCTCACCACCTTATACTAAACTTGTTTATTATTCAGATTTGCTAAAGCTTTTTTTGAATTCGTTAATAGCTGTGTCGAACTTCTCAGCAGCTGGTAGGCCACCAGTTTCTCTGATTTCATTTAACAGTTCAGTAGCATTTGATTCTGCCCAGTGGTTTAACTCGTCTTCAAAACGTGTGATATCTACAACAGGAATATCATCTAAATATCCTTTTGTTAATGCATAAATAATCAACACTTGATATTCAACTGGTAATGGTTTGTTTTGATCTTGTTTTAAAACTTCAACCGTACGTTTACCACGTTCCAATTTACTTGCTGTAAATTCATCAAGGTCTGAACCAAATTGTGCGAATGACTCAAGTTCTCTGTAAGACGCTAAGTCAAGACGTAACGTACCAGCAACTTTTTTCATTGCTTTAATTTGTGCAGAACCACCAACACGAGATACAGATTGTCCGGCATTAATCGCTGGTCTTACACCTGAGAAGAATAAATCAGATTGTAAGAAGATTTGTCCATCTGTAATGGAAATAACGTTTGTTGGTACGTAAGCTGAAATATCACCAGCTTGAGTTTCGATAATTGGTAATGCAGTAATTGAACCGCCACCTAAATCATCGTTTAATTTTGCTGCTCTTTCTAATAATCTACTATGCAAGTAGAATACATCACCTGGGTATGCTTCACGACCTGGAGGTCTACGTAATAATAATGATAACTCACGGTAAGCTGCTGCTTGTTTTGTTAAATCATCATAAACGATTAAAACATGTTTACCGTTGAACATAAATTCTTCACCCATTGTTACACCTGAATATGGCGCAATATAAAGTAGCGGTGAAGGTTCAGAAGCTGATGCTGCTACTACGATTGTGTAGTCTAAAGCACCTGCTTGTCTTAATTTTTCAACGTTTGCTCTTACTGTTGAGTCTTTTTGACCAATGGCAACATAAATACAAATTGTTCCTTGATCTTTTTGATTTAAAATTGTATCAATGGCAATTGTTGTTTTACCTGTTTGACGGTCACCAATAATTAACTCACGTTGACCTCTACCAATTGGTACTAAAGCATCGATTGCTTTGATACCTGTTTGTAATGGTTCATCAACTGATTTACGATCCATTACACCAGTAGCTTTTTTCTCTACTGGACGCGTTTTAGTTGTGTTAATCGGTCCTTGTCCATCAATAGGTTGTCCTAATGGGTTTACAACTCTTCCGATTAGTTCTTCCCCTACTGGTACTTCCATGATACGACCAGTACGTTTAACTTCATCACCTTCAGTAATATCTGTGTATGGTCCTAAAATAACCACACCCACATTTGACTCTTCAAGGTTTTGTGCTAAACCAAGTACGCCGTTATGGAATTCTACTAGCTCACCAGCCATAACGTCATTTAATCCGTGAATTAATGCAATACCATCACCAATTTGTAATACAGTACCTACATCAGTTACGGACATTTCTGACTCATAATTTTCAATTTGTGAGCGAAGTAATGCACTGATTTCTTCAGCTTTTATGGCCATCTATGTCACTCCTCTTTATTATTAATTAGCTCTTCTAAATTTTCTTTGTAATTGGACAAGATCATTTCTAACACTACCATCTAGTACAGTTGTGCCGACTTTAACTCTAAATCCACCAATTAAATCTGGATTAATTTTAGTATCTACAATTACTTTAGATAACTTTGTTTGTTGAGTTACCAGTTTGACAATCTTATCTAACTCTTCTTGACTCAATTCATATGTTGACTCAATTGTCGCAAAATCTTGATTATAGTATCTGTTATATAAACTTTGGAAAGCTTTAAAAACATCACCAACTAATGAGATATGTCTATTATCAGCTAACACATACATCATGTTTTTAATGTATGGGTTAATTTCTGTAAATACACCATTAATTAACTCTCGACGTTGTTCCGCAGTTTGAGTAGGATTACTATCAACCATTTTTAATTGCTCAATTTTATCTTTTACTGCCTCATTAATGACTGTTAATTCTTCATTAATAGTTTCCAAATTATTTGTATCTAATGACACGTCAAATAATGCTTTAGCATACTTATTAGCTACTTTCACCATTATTTATCGCCTGCCTCTTTTAGATACTTGTCAACCAATGCTTTTTGGTCTTGTTCAGAAATTTCTTTTCTAAGTACTTTAGAAGCAATTAACACTGATAGTTCAGATACTTGATTATTAATATCAGCAATGGCACGTTCTTTTTGGCTATTGATTTCACTTTGAGCTGTTTCAATCATACCGTTTGCGCGTACGTTAGCTTCATGAATAATTTGTTCTTGCTGTTGTCGTGCTTGAACCTTAGCATCTTCTAAAATCTTTTGAACTTCTTCTTGTGTTTCTTTAAGTTTTTGTTTATTTTCTTCTTCAAGTTTTTGTGCATTTAACTTTGCTTGTTCTGCGTCATCGATATCTCTGTTAATATCTCTTTCACGTTTATCCATTACATCTTTTAATGGACCCCATGCGAACTTTTTAAGTAACGCAAGTAATACGATGAAAGTTAGGACCTGTACAATCACAGTCCCCCACTCAACGCCTCCAGCTGCACCAAGAACGAATAAGTTAGCTGTTTCAGTCACGGGTTCATGACACTCCTTTCATTAAAATAATCGCTAGTGTTATTTAGAAAAACGAACGAGGTTAGGACCTTCTGAATTCATGCGATAGGTATGCAATATTTCATATCTTTGCAATTCAATACTGCTCATAGACACTACTTTATATACATTAATGTTTATATCCTATCCGCTTTGTCCCGACCTCTTTATCTGTTAATTATCCAGCAAATGTCATGAATGCAATTACTACACCGATGATAGGTAATGCCTCAACTAAACCTACACCAATGAACATGATACCCATTAATTGACCACGTGCTTCTGGTTGACGTGCTACACCTTCAACTGTTCTTGAAACGATAAGACCGTTACCGATACCTGCTCCTAATGCTGATAAACCAATTGCGATTGCTGCTGCGATTAAATTCATAATTTAATTTCCTCCTGTGATTGTATATAATTATTGAAATTTTTAGTGTTCATCTGCCACTTTATGTGACATATAAACCATCGAAAGCATAATAAAGATATATGCTTGGATTGTTCCTACAAATATTGAGAATGCTTGCCAAACAATTAAACCTGGGATACTAATAATCCAACCCCATGCTGGTTCGTTAAAGAATAAGCCAGCAAGTAACGTTAATAGTATCTCACCTGCAAAAATATTACCGTACAAACGTAGACCAAGTGTTAATGTTGAAGTGAATTCTTCAAACACATTAATGATTGCCAATGGCCAAAATGGCTGTACGTAACCTTTAAGGTATTGTTTCGTGCCACGCATTTTAATTCCATAAAAGTGAGTTAACAGTATTATCGTTGTAGACAACGTTAATGTAACTGTTGCATCAGCTGTTGGTGATTTCCACCATAATGTATGGTCTTTTGTCGCTATTGAAAACGGAAGACCCAACATATTAGCTATAAAAATGTACAGAATAAGCGTTACCGCTAAGAAGTGGAATTGACCACCTTTTTTCCAAGCCATGTTACCTTCAATGATTCCCCTCACGAAATCAAAAATCCATTCAACGAAATTTTGTTTGCCAGTTGGTCTTTTTTTCAAATTACGCGTACAAATGATAGCAAGTAGAAAAACAAGAAGCGCCGTAACAAGTATCATCAATATACTTGATAAATTGAAAACGATATCGAAACCGAATAAATTCCAACTCACGAGCGGGGATTTGTGATCCATAATCTCACCTCTTTCTTAATTTATTTGCTCACCTTTAGTAAAGGACGTATGATAACTACAACATATGAAATCATTAAACCAATAATGATACCGATTATACTTACATGCGATTTATTAAAGTACCAAATCATACAGGCGATAATTGCAACTAAATATCGCCACATATTCCCAGTAGAAATATGCATAGTGTCTGGTCTTTTAGACTTGGCTAAATAGCTCTCAAATACATACGTATTGATTGCAGAACCAGTAACACCAATGATTAATCCTAAGATAAATGCATGGTGTATAAACAAGTACAATCCTGCCAATATTATTATTATATAAAAATAATATTGAATGAACTGTTTGAAAATGTTGTAGAAACGACTCATTTTATATGCCTCCGTGTGACTGATATCAATCATGAAAACCGTTCCACTCATACAAATTAAATGATAATATAGGCGATTTGTGGTGTCAATTCTATTCAAATTGTTGTAAAAAAATAAGCATAGTCAGACACAATTTAGACACATTTTGTCACAAAGTCTCTTTTAATTGAAATCGCTTGGTTTTTCAGTGATTAAATTCAAATAATACTTAATATGATTTACTATTCTTTCTGAAGCAAATCCATCACCATATGGATTATGTGCTTCTGACATTTGATGATACATTCTATTATCATTAATTAATTGTTTTGTAGCTTGATATACATCTTCTTCATTCGTACCAACTACTTTCAATGTACCCGCTTCAACACCTTCAGGCCGTTCTGTAACGTTACGTAATACTAGGACAGGCTTGTTAAATGATGGCGCCTCTTCTTGTATGCCACCTGAGTCGGTTAAAATAAAATATGCTTGTTTAGCAAAATTGTGAAAGTCTAATACATCTAATGGTTCAATTAGTTCAATTCTTTCATGATTACCTAAAATCTTTTGCGCCACTTTACGAACTTGCGGATTTTTATGCATTGGATAAACTAATGCTAAATCTGTATTTTCATCTACTAAACGTTTAACCGCTTTAAAAATGTTTTCCATTGGTTTTCCAATATTTTCACGACGATGCGCTGTCATAAGAATAAATTTTTTATCGCGGTATTGATCGATAATATTTGATTTATAATCTTCATCAACTGTGTATTTCATAGCGTCAATTGCTGTATTACCAGTGACAACAACACTTTCTGACTTTTTGCCTTCATTTAATAGGTGTTTTGCTGCATTTTTAGTTGGTGCAAAATGCAAATCAGTTATAACTCCGACTAGTTGTCTATTCATTTCTTCTGGAAAAGGTGAATATTTGTCATAACTTCTTAAACCTGCTTCTACATGTCCAACTGGCACTTGATTATAAAATGAAGCTAACCCACCTGCAAATGTAGTCATCGTATCACCATGAACAAGTACCATATCCGGCTTTTCTAAGTGAATTACTTGTTCTAATTGAGTAATCGATTTTGAAGTAATTTCAGAAAGTGTCTGTCCTGATTTCATAATATTCAAATCGTATTTTGGTTTGATTTCAAAAGTTTCTAATACTGAATCAAGCATTTCTCTATGCTGTGCTGTAACTACAACTATTGGCTCTAGCATGTCATCTTTTTCCAAAGCTTTAACTAAAGGAGCCATCTTTATGGCTTCGGGTCTTGTTCCAAATACGGTCATAATCTTTTTCATCAAACTACTTATCTCCGATTCTTCTATTTAGTACCAAACAATCTATCTCCAGCGTCTCCTAACCCTGGTGTGATATATGCTTTATCATTTAGCTTTTCATCAAGTGCAGCAATATAAATATCTACATCTGGATGTGCTTCCTGCATTTTTTCTACGCCTTCTGGTGCCGCAATTAGACACATGAAGCGAATATTTTTAGCGCCACGTTTCTTTAATGAAGTAATTGCTTCAATTGCTGATGCGCCTGTTGCTAGCATAGGGTCAACCACTATAATTTGTCTTTCAGTTATATCTTGAGGCAATTTAGCGAAATACTCTACAGCTTTTAAAGTTTCTGGATCACGATATAATCCGATATGTCCAACTCTTGCCGCAGGTACTAAACTTAAAATACCATCTGTCATACCTAACCCAGCTCTTAAAATGGGAACGATGGCTAACTTTTTACCAGCTAAACGTTTAGCTGTCATTTTCGTCACAGGCGTTTCAATATCAACATCTTGAAGCTCTAAGTCTCTAGTAACTTCATATGCCATCAACATACCAACTTCGTCTACAAGTTCTCTAAATTCTTTAGTACCTGTATTTACGTCTCTAATATAGCTTAATTTGTGTTGAATTAATGGATGATCGAAAACGTGTACTTTACTCATAAAAATTACTCCTATCTTTGTATATGTTTATTGATATAGAGGATATTCAGCTGTTAATTTCGCAACGCGTTCTTTAGCTTGTTGTAATTTTTCTTCATCTTTACTGTTTTTCAAAGCTAAACTGATGATTTTTGCAACTTCCTCAAACGCATCTTCATCGAATCCACGCGTTGTTGCAGCAGGTGTACCTAAACGTATACCACTCGTAACAAATGGTTTTTCTTGATCAAACGGAATGGTATTTTTATTACATGTGATACCAACTGAATCTAATGTTTCTTCAGCTTCTTTACCAGTAAGTCCTATAGACCCTTTTACATCAACAGCTACTAAATGATTATCTGTACCACCAGAAACTATTCTAAATCCTTCTTTAATCAACGTTTCAGCAAGGACTTTTGCATTTTTAATCACTTGCTCTTGATATGTTTTGAAATTATTATCTAGCGCTTCACCAAATGCAACTGCTTTTGCTGCAATAACATGTTCAAGGGGTCCACCTTGAATACCTGGGAAGATTGTTTTATCTATGTCTTTTTTATATTCTTCCTTACATAAAATCATACCACCACGTGGTCCACGTAATGTTTTATGTGTTGTAGTTGTTACAAAATCGGCATATTCTACTGGATTTGGATGCAATCCTGCCGCTACTAAACCTGCGATATGTGCCATGTCTACCATTAACTTAGCGTTTACTTCATCTGCAATTTCTTTGAACTTTTTAAAATCAATTGTTCTTGAATAAGCTGATGCGCCAGCTACGATAAGTTTAGGCTTATGTTTCAGTGCTAATTTACGAACTTCATCATAATTGATACGTTCAGAATCTTTATCCACACCGTATTCAACAAAATTGTAGAATTTACCACTAAAGTTTACTGAAGCACCATGTGTTAAATGACCACCATGGCTTAAGTTCATACCTAAAACTGTGTCTCCCATTTCTAGAGCAACAAGGTATACCGCCATATTTGCTTGTGATCCTGAATGTGGTTGAACATTTACATGTTCAGCTCCAAATAGTGCTTTGGCACGATCAATCGCAATACTCTCAGTAACATCTACAAATTCACAACCACCATAATATCGGCGTCCTGGATAGCCTTCAGCATATTTATTAGTTAAGACTGAACCTTGTGCTTCCATAACTGCTTCCGATACGAAATTTTCTGATGCGATTAACTCAATGTTGCTGTTTTGTCTCTGAAATTCTCTCTCGATTGCTTCTGCGATAACTTTATCCTGTTTGGTGATATAAGACATATAATCTCCCCTTCTTTCAAAAAACTTATTGGTATTTAGCACGTTCGCCACCAATCTTTTTCGGCCTTGAGGTTGCAATAGTCACTAATGCTTGCCCCACTTGTTTAACTGTTGTTCTAACTGGTACGCAAACATGTTTGATATGCATGCCTATCAATGTTTGACCAATATCAATACCACATGGCACAGTAATATACTCGACCACGATTGGATCCTTCATATGCTGGTATGCGTATGTCGCTAAACTACCACCTGCATGTACATCCGGAACAACGGAAACTTCTTCCATTGTTAATGGATTAAAATGAGATCTTTCTATTGTTATAGCTCTATTTATATGTTCACATCCTTGAAAAGCGAAAGAAACGCCTGTCTCTTTACTCACAACATCCAATGCGTTAAAAATAGCTTCTGCTACTTCCATTGAACCAACTGTTCCTATTCTTTCCCCAATAACTTCAGAAGTTGAACATCCAATTAAACAAATGTCTCCTTTTTTAAAAAAAGACATTTCTTTTAATTCGTCTAGTAACATTGTCAAATCTTTCATAAAAACCCACCCTTCCGCAAAAATAAAAAAGGAATATAGCAAAGTGCTACACTCCTCCATTATAACTTATTTAACTGTTAACATATACTAATTATACAGAATTCCTTTTAGCAAATAATTTCTTTTAATTTTAAAATTAACTTTGTAAGTTCATCGTATGTGTATTGATAAATTTCTCTTGAACCACCATAAGGATCTACTACTTCTCCAACTTCTTTAACATATTCATGCAAAGTATATACATTGTTTTGAAATCCATATTGCGTGAATATCATTTCTTTATGAGAACGTGACATAGTCAAAATAATATCTGCTTTTAAATCTTGTTCACTAAATTGTTGTGATAATGTTGGTTTTACTAAATTATACTCATGAATGATATCTATAACATGACGGGCGACTTCTTGATTATTCATAGCGAATAATCCTCGAGATTCAAAGTGCTCATTTGGCATAATTTCTTTTGCAATACTTTCAGCTAACGGACTACGACATGTATTTCCTGTGCAGACAAATACAATATTCATAGTTCATATCCTTTAACAAAATGATTTCCTGCTGCTTTTATCATACGATTCATTATCGCCTCACTCTGATCATTTAAATCAAATCCATAAATATAAGCTTGTTTGATTGTTTCATTTTCATCTAATGTATGTAACACTTCATATAGATTATGATTAGCTTGTTTGATATCTTTTTCATCTTCGCATAAATAAATAAATTGTGCTTTGTTAGGTATAAAGTGAACTTTAGATTTTGGGACTATAAAAGCTATAGACGACCATTCCTCTTCATCATTACCAATATTATTATTAAGTTCAGTAATAATCGTTAACGGTGTATTAGGCGCGTAATGTTTATATTT harbors:
- a CDS encoding F0F1 ATP synthase subunit epsilon; the protein is MNTLNLDIVTPNGSVYDRDNVELVVMQTTAGEIGVMSGHIPTVAALKTGFVKVKFHDGTEFIAVSDGFVEVRKHKVSIIVQTAETAREIDVERAKLAKARAESHLENDDDNTDIHRAERALERANNRLRVAELK
- the atpD gene encoding F0F1 ATP synthase subunit beta; the encoded protein is MGIGRVTQVMGPVIDVRFEHNEVPKINNALVIDVPKEEGTVQLTLEVALQLGDDVVRTIAMDSTDGVQRGMDVKDTGKEISVPVGDETLGRVFNVLGETIDLKEEISDSVRRDPIHRQAPAFDELSTEVQILETGIKVVDLLAPYIKGGKIGLFGGAGVGKTVLIQELINNIAQEHGGISVFAGVGERTREGNDLYFEMSDSGVIKKTAMVFGQMNEPPGARMRVALSGLTMAEYFRDEQGQDVLLFIDNIFRFTQAGSEVSALLGRMPSAVGYQPTLATEMGQLQERITSTTKGSVTSIQAVFVPADDYTDPAPATAFAHLDATTNLERKLTEMGIYPAVDPLASTSRALEPSIVGQEHYEVARDVQSTLQKYRELQDIIAILGMDELSDEDKQTVERARRIQFFLSQNFHVAEQFTGQKGSYVPVKTTVANFKDILDGKYDHIPEDAFRLVGSMDDVIAKAKDMGVEV
- the atpG gene encoding ATP synthase F1 subunit gamma, with translation MASLKEIDTRIKSTKKMKQITKAMNMVSSSKLRRAEKNTKQFTPYMDKMQDAITAVAGASSNTNHPMLRPRKITRSGYLVITSDKGLAGAYSANVLKKLITDIEAKHQDSSEYSIVVLGQQGVDFLKNRGYDIEYSQVDVPDQPSFKSVQALANHAIDLYSEEEIDELNIYYSHYVSVLENKPTSRQVLPLSQEDSSKGHGHLSSYEFEPDKESILSVILPQYVESLIYGTILDAKASEHATRMTAMKNATDNATELIDDLSLEYNRARQAEITQQITEIVGGSAALE
- the atpA gene encoding F0F1 ATP synthase subunit alpha, whose amino-acid sequence is MAIKAEEISALLRSQIENYESEMSVTDVGTVLQIGDGIALIHGLNDVMAGELVEFHNGVLGLAQNLEESNVGVVILGPYTDITEGDEVKRTGRIMEVPVGEELIGRVVNPLGQPIDGQGPINTTKTRPVEKKATGVMDRKSVDEPLQTGIKAIDALVPIGRGQRELIIGDRQTGKTTIAIDTILNQKDQGTICIYVAIGQKDSTVRANVEKLRQAGALDYTIVVAASASEPSPLLYIAPYSGVTMGEEFMFNGKHVLIVYDDLTKQAAAYRELSLLLRRPPGREAYPGDVFYLHSRLLERAAKLNDDLGGGSITALPIIETQAGDISAYVPTNVISITDGQIFLQSDLFFSGVRPAINAGQSVSRVGGSAQIKAMKKVAGTLRLDLASYRELESFAQFGSDLDEFTASKLERGKRTVEVLKQDQNKPLPVEYQVLIIYALTKGYLDDIPVVDITRFEDELNHWAESNATELLNEIRETGGLPAAEKFDTAINEFKKSFSKSE
- a CDS encoding F0F1 ATP synthase subunit delta, whose translation is MVKVANKYAKALFDVSLDTNNLETINEELTVINEAVKDKIEQLKMVDSNPTQTAEQRRELINGVFTEINPYIKNMMYVLADNRHISLVGDVFKAFQSLYNRYYNQDFATIESTYELSQEELDKIVKLVTQQTKLSKVIVDTKINPDLIGGFRVKVGTTVLDGSVRNDLVQLQRKFRRAN
- a CDS encoding F0F1 ATP synthase subunit B encodes the protein MTETANLFVLGAAGGVEWGTVIVQVLTFIVLLALLKKFAWGPLKDVMDKRERDINRDIDDAEQAKLNAQKLEEENKQKLKETQEEVQKILEDAKVQARQQQEQIIHEANVRANGMIETAQSEINSQKERAIADINNQVSELSVLIASKVLRKEISEQDQKALVDKYLKEAGDK
- the atpE gene encoding F0F1 ATP synthase subunit C; protein product: MNLIAAAIAIGLSALGAGIGNGLIVSRTVEGVARQPEARGQLMGIMFIGVGLVEALPIIGVVIAFMTFAG
- the atpB gene encoding F0F1 ATP synthase subunit A — translated: MDHKSPLVSWNLFGFDIVFNLSSILMILVTALLVFLLAIICTRNLKKRPTGKQNFVEWIFDFVRGIIEGNMAWKKGGQFHFLAVTLILYIFIANMLGLPFSIATKDHTLWWKSPTADATVTLTLSTTIILLTHFYGIKMRGTKQYLKGYVQPFWPLAIINVFEEFTSTLTLGLRLYGNIFAGEILLTLLAGLFFNEPAWGWIISIPGLIVWQAFSIFVGTIQAYIFIMLSMVYMSHKVADEH
- a CDS encoding ATP synthase subunit I, coding for MNRIDTTNRLYYHLICMSGTVFMIDISHTEAYKMSRFYNIFKQFIQYYFYIIIILAGLYLFIHHAFILGLIIGVTGSAINTYVFESYLAKSKRPDTMHISTGNMWRYLVAIIACMIWYFNKSHVSIIGIIIGLMISYVVVIIRPLLKVSK
- the wecB gene encoding non-hydrolyzing UDP-N-acetylglucosamine 2-epimerase, translating into MKKIMTVFGTRPEAIKMAPLVKALEKDDMLEPIVVVTAQHREMLDSVLETFEIKPKYDLNIMKSGQTLSEITSKSITQLEQVIHLEKPDMVLVHGDTMTTFAGGLASFYNQVPVGHVEAGLRSYDKYSPFPEEMNRQLVGVITDLHFAPTKNAAKHLLNEGKKSESVVVTGNTAIDAMKYTVDEDYKSNIIDQYRDKKFILMTAHRRENIGKPMENIFKAVKRLVDENTDLALVYPMHKNPQVRKVAQKILGNHERIELIEPLDVLDFHNFAKQAYFILTDSGGIQEEAPSFNKPVLVLRNVTERPEGVEAGTLKVVGTNEEDVYQATKQLINDNRMYHQMSEAHNPYGDGFASERIVNHIKYYLNLITEKPSDFN
- the upp gene encoding uracil phosphoribosyltransferase, producing MSKVHVFDHPLIQHKLSYIRDVNTGTKEFRELVDEVGMLMAYEVTRDLELQDVDIETPVTKMTAKRLAGKKLAIVPILRAGLGMTDGILSLVPAARVGHIGLYRDPETLKAVEYFAKLPQDITERQIIVVDPMLATGASAIEAITSLKKRGAKNIRFMCLIAAPEGVEKMQEAHPDVDIYIAALDEKLNDKAYITPGLGDAGDRLFGTK
- the glyA gene encoding serine hydroxymethyltransferase, with translation MSYITKQDKVIAEAIEREFQRQNSNIELIASENFVSEAVMEAQGSVLTNKYAEGYPGRRYYGGCEFVDVTESIAIDRAKALFGAEHVNVQPHSGSQANMAVYLVALEMGDTVLGMNLSHGGHLTHGASVNFSGKFYNFVEYGVDKDSERINYDEVRKLALKHKPKLIVAGASAYSRTIDFKKFKEIADEVNAKLMVDMAHIAGLVAAGLHPNPVEYADFVTTTTHKTLRGPRGGMILCKEEYKKDIDKTIFPGIQGGPLEHVIAAKAVAFGEALDNNFKTYQEQVIKNAKVLAETLIKEGFRIVSGGTDNHLVAVDVKGSIGLTGKEAEETLDSVGITCNKNTIPFDQEKPFVTSGIRLGTPAATTRGFDEDAFEEVAKIISLALKNSKDEEKLQQAKERVAKLTAEYPLYQ
- a CDS encoding TIGR01440 family protein, translating into MKDLTMLLDELKEMSFFKKGDICLIGCSTSEVIGERIGTVGSMEVAEAIFNALDVVSKETGVSFAFQGCEHINRAITIERSHFNPLTMEEVSVVPDVHAGGSLATYAYQHMKDPIVVEYITVPCGIDIGQTLIGMHIKHVCVPVRTTVKQVGQALVTIATSRPKKIGGERAKYQ